From the Clostridiales bacterium FE2011 genome, one window contains:
- a CDS encoding LacI family DNA-binding transcriptional regulator, whose protein sequence is MPSKRITMQDIADACGLSRNTVSKVYNGRGSVPQNTRNLVLQKAKELGYGSPAEKVFASPPSVGNIALLTCHLPSQLHFGTLFLSSFTDMISREGYALKIYEISQEELEKRQLPPHFVPEQIAGIVGIELFDPDYVSTLCHLGIPMVLTDSSAETITSLIECDYVTMENIAGIMAVIRRLVRAGARQIGFVGDYNHCGSFRERWYGYQQGLMVNGLQYDKRFCICEPDSSPYDDSAWLLSRINQMPSLPDAFVCANDYLAISLIQALKKKDLSIPEDIMITGFDGTMQSAFTDPPLTTVKICGTEIGRLAAESLLNRIRIPSFPYSWTHVKSTPIWRESIRKT, encoded by the coding sequence ATGCCTTCCAAAAGAATCACTATGCAGGACATCGCGGATGCCTGCGGTCTTTCCCGAAATACAGTTTCCAAAGTTTACAATGGCCGCGGTTCTGTTCCCCAGAACACCCGGAATCTTGTTTTACAAAAAGCAAAGGAACTGGGATACGGGTCCCCCGCGGAAAAAGTCTTCGCTTCTCCCCCGTCTGTCGGGAATATCGCCCTGCTGACCTGCCACCTCCCCAGCCAGCTCCATTTTGGCACCCTGTTCCTTTCTTCTTTTACAGATATGATCAGCCGGGAAGGCTATGCGCTGAAAATTTATGAAATTTCACAGGAGGAGCTGGAAAAAAGGCAACTTCCCCCTCATTTTGTTCCGGAGCAGATTGCCGGGATCGTCGGAATCGAGCTTTTTGATCCCGATTATGTAAGCACGCTCTGTCATCTTGGCATTCCGATGGTTCTGACGGACAGTTCGGCTGAAACAATCACCTCGCTGATTGAGTGCGACTATGTGACTATGGAAAACATTGCCGGAATTATGGCAGTCATCCGGCGTCTTGTGAGGGCAGGTGCCCGGCAGATCGGATTCGTCGGGGATTATAACCACTGCGGCTCTTTCCGGGAACGGTGGTACGGCTATCAGCAGGGGCTGATGGTAAACGGACTTCAGTACGATAAGCGATTCTGTATCTGTGAACCCGACTCCTCACCCTATGATGATTCCGCCTGGCTGCTGTCGAGGATCAATCAGATGCCGTCTCTGCCCGATGCTTTTGTCTGTGCCAACGATTACCTGGCGATTTCACTGATACAGGCTCTGAAAAAAAAGGACCTGTCAATCCCGGAGGATATCATGATTACCGGTTTTGACGGAACAATGCAGTCTGCCTTCACCGATCCCCCGTTGACCACGGTCAAGATCTGTGGTACGGAAATCGGACGCCTGGCGGCTGAATCGCTGCTCAACCGGATCCGTATTCCTTCCTTCCCATACAGTTGGACCCATGTGAAATCAACCCCGATCTGGCGGGAAAGCATCCGTAAAACCTGA
- a CDS encoding sugar ABC transporter permease, translating into MILPAVLVVFLFNYLPIYGVLIAFQDFMPGDKILSDTTIWVGFENFARFFNDVQFWPLMKNTFILCIVGFVIGFPLPIIVSLALNALKRKKTGKVFQTIYTAPHFISLVVLVGMLQLFFGRYGLVNNIAASLGAERVSYFLESSAFRPLYILSSNWQDFGWSAVIYIAALSNVDPVQHEAAMIDGASRFQRVLHVDIPAIMPMISVMLIMSIGGLMGVGYEKALLMQTDGNLAVSELIATYVYKRGLTGVPDQAYATAIGLFNSVINVVLLIIANTTSKRFSENSLW; encoded by the coding sequence ATGATTCTGCCGGCCGTTCTGGTGGTATTCCTGTTTAACTATCTTCCGATCTATGGCGTCCTGATTGCGTTCCAGGATTTTATGCCGGGAGATAAAATTCTCTCTGACACCACGATCTGGGTCGGCTTTGAAAACTTTGCGAGATTCTTCAACGATGTACAGTTCTGGCCGCTGATGAAGAACACATTCATCCTGTGTATTGTCGGATTTGTCATCGGTTTCCCGCTTCCGATCATCGTATCCCTCGCACTCAACGCGCTGAAACGGAAGAAGACGGGGAAGGTTTTCCAGACTATCTATACCGCTCCCCATTTTATCTCGCTGGTTGTTCTGGTCGGTATGCTGCAGCTGTTCTTCGGGCGTTACGGCCTGGTGAACAACATTGCCGCAAGCCTGGGCGCGGAGCGGGTATCCTATTTCCTGGAAAGCTCCGCCTTCCGCCCGCTGTATATCCTGTCCAGCAACTGGCAGGACTTCGGCTGGAGCGCGGTTATCTACATCGCCGCCCTGAGCAACGTGGATCCTGTACAGCATGAAGCGGCCATGATCGACGGCGCAAGCCGGTTCCAGCGGGTGCTCCATGTGGACATTCCCGCAATCATGCCGATGATCAGCGTGATGCTGATCATGTCCATCGGCGGCCTGATGGGCGTGGGTTATGAAAAGGCCCTGCTGATGCAGACCGACGGAAACCTGGCTGTCAGTGAACTGATCGCCACATACGTGTACAAACGCGGTCTGACAGGCGTTCCGGATCAGGCTTACGCAACGGCCATCGGTCTGTTCAACTCCGTGATCAACGTTGTGCTGCTGATCATTGCCAACACGACATCCAAACGGTTCTCCGAGAACTCGCTGTGGTAA
- a CDS encoding polysaccharide deacetylase family protein, with protein MKKIRWLLLCILALSVFVSAAAAERTIPDVLKVTQEVKSYRAKGYRIVTYSELQSAREDVNDVINGRVAALKEEAEAMVPEGQDFNKRCAHADIYTQITRTGDRWLSFHVCAQTSAKSNQNWVKCEDYTYDMESGRLIRLGDIIREEGWEKLLDEIRKQVEESFPEDKPNEKALNAICSRESLTEAGFIVTPGHLALFFPAADVYPAHAEALLRVEIYVPELREILTEEARKETDCTGYKLVALTYDDGPGKGTTRGVLSSSVRHPGQVTFFTTGHRLEGNAEMLHMEFDAGHSVQSHTWAHATKGVTTEKVTDWETQYNETMGSIIGRLPIMMRPPGGNWKGYVNSGTELAQILWDTNSTDSSAGEGKQDMLGCCGRASIACDGSIVLFHDVKIYAGDLAERSMRFFEQENMLLVTVNDLCALRGVSLKAGTVLQNCPPEGTEVSIQAHR; from the coding sequence ATGAAAAAGATCCGATGGCTTTTACTGTGCATTTTGGCTTTATCTGTTTTTGTATCCGCAGCCGCAGCAGAACGGACGATCCCGGATGTGCTGAAGGTGACGCAGGAGGTCAAAAGCTACAGGGCAAAGGGCTATCGGATCGTTACCTATTCAGAACTGCAGTCCGCCAGGGAAGACGTGAATGACGTGATCAATGGCAGGGTGGCGGCACTGAAAGAAGAAGCAGAAGCGATGGTACCGGAGGGACAGGATTTCAACAAGAGATGTGCCCATGCGGATATCTATACACAGATTACCCGGACCGGTGACCGCTGGCTGAGCTTCCATGTATGCGCACAGACCTCGGCAAAGAGCAACCAGAACTGGGTGAAATGTGAAGATTATACCTACGATATGGAATCCGGCCGGCTGATCCGGCTGGGAGATATTATCCGTGAGGAGGGCTGGGAGAAACTGCTGGATGAAATCCGGAAGCAGGTAGAGGAAAGCTTTCCTGAAGACAAACCAAATGAGAAAGCGCTGAACGCGATTTGCAGCCGTGAAAGCCTGACGGAGGCCGGGTTCATCGTGACTCCCGGGCATCTGGCACTGTTTTTCCCCGCGGCAGACGTGTATCCTGCCCATGCCGAGGCGCTCCTGCGGGTGGAAATCTATGTGCCGGAGCTGCGTGAAATCCTGACGGAAGAGGCACGGAAAGAAACAGACTGCACCGGCTACAAGCTGGTTGCACTGACCTATGACGACGGCCCCGGAAAGGGGACAACCAGGGGCGTGCTGAGTTCATCCGTCCGCCATCCCGGGCAGGTGACCTTCTTTACGACAGGGCACCGCCTGGAGGGCAATGCCGAGATGCTTCATATGGAGTTTGACGCCGGTCACAGCGTGCAAAGCCATACCTGGGCACATGCCACCAAAGGCGTGACAACGGAAAAGGTGACTGACTGGGAAACGCAGTATAACGAGACTATGGGCAGCATCATCGGCAGGCTCCCGATCATGATGCGTCCTCCGGGAGGAAACTGGAAGGGATACGTCAATTCAGGCACCGAGCTGGCCCAGATCCTGTGGGATACCAATTCCACGGATTCGTCCGCCGGTGAAGGAAAACAGGACATGCTGGGCTGCTGCGGCCGCGCCAGCATTGCCTGTGACGGAAGTATCGTGCTTTTCCACGATGTCAAAATCTATGCCGGGGATCTGGCGGAACGATCCATGCGGTTCTTTGAGCAGGAAAACATGCTGCTTGTGACCGTCAATGACCTGTGTGCGCTGCGCGGCGTTTCGCTGAAAGCCGGGACCGTATTGCAAAACTGCCCGCCGGAAGGAACGGAAGTAAGCATTCAGGCTCACCGGTAA
- a CDS encoding glycoside hydrolase family 32 protein: protein MKKTVNHSLLFARAYEQAEGGKIPRESRPVFHLTPLTGWMNDPNGFCYYHGQYHLFYQYNPYDTEWDAMHWGHAVSHDLLHWTYLPAALAPDAPYDSFGCFSGSATELPDGRQLLMYTGVRQEGGDKSREFQTQCIAVGDGTDYQKYEKNPVLGSNALPEDLSPYDFRDPKIWRTENGAYRCVVGARREDKRGVLLQYESRDGFEWRYVGVLAENDGRFGLMWECPDFFPLDGKHVLFVSPQDMLPEDFEYHNGNGTVCLTGRMDGDRFVEENNQAIDYGIDFYAPQTILTPDGRRVMIGWMQNWDTCKTTGYEERPWFGQMSLPRELFFRNGRLYQQPVRELAQYRSGKVEYRDVLLDGEKSLEGIEGRVVELDIHLRCADPDTPYQKFIMKFAQNEKYHSVLSYRPYESWLQIDRKFSGSRRAYIHQRRCLVSDQRGEIRLHVILDRFSMEVFINDGEQVMTATILTGSDARKISFEADGQVMMDVTKYSLIEKE from the coding sequence ATGAAGAAAACGGTAAACCACAGCCTGCTGTTTGCCAGGGCGTATGAGCAGGCTGAAGGCGGAAAAATCCCGCGGGAAAGCCGTCCGGTTTTCCACCTGACGCCTTTGACCGGATGGATGAACGATCCCAACGGTTTCTGCTATTACCACGGCCAGTATCACCTGTTCTACCAGTACAATCCGTATGATACGGAATGGGATGCCATGCACTGGGGACATGCAGTCAGCCATGACCTGCTTCACTGGACTTATCTGCCTGCCGCATTGGCTCCGGACGCTCCGTATGATTCCTTCGGATGCTTTTCGGGCAGCGCGACGGAATTGCCGGACGGCAGGCAACTGCTGATGTATACGGGCGTGCGGCAGGAGGGCGGGGATAAGTCCAGAGAGTTTCAGACCCAGTGCATTGCAGTCGGCGACGGAACAGATTACCAAAAGTATGAAAAGAACCCGGTTCTCGGCAGCAATGCACTTCCGGAAGACCTGAGTCCCTACGATTTCAGGGATCCGAAGATCTGGCGGACAGAGAACGGGGCATACCGCTGCGTGGTGGGTGCACGCCGGGAGGACAAACGGGGCGTTCTGCTCCAGTATGAAAGCCGGGACGGATTTGAATGGCGGTATGTCGGAGTACTGGCAGAGAATGACGGACGGTTCGGCCTCATGTGGGAATGCCCTGATTTCTTCCCACTGGACGGAAAACATGTACTGTTTGTCAGCCCGCAGGATATGCTTCCGGAAGACTTTGAATACCATAACGGTAACGGTACCGTCTGCCTCACAGGGCGAATGGACGGAGACCGGTTCGTCGAGGAGAATAACCAGGCGATCGATTACGGGATTGACTTTTACGCTCCGCAGACCATTCTGACTCCTGACGGAAGGCGTGTGATGATCGGCTGGATGCAAAACTGGGACACCTGCAAAACAACCGGTTATGAAGAACGGCCCTGGTTTGGCCAGATGAGCCTGCCGCGGGAACTGTTCTTCAGGAATGGCCGTCTTTACCAGCAGCCGGTCCGGGAATTGGCGCAGTACAGAAGCGGGAAAGTGGAGTATCGGGATGTCCTTTTGGACGGAGAAAAGAGCCTGGAAGGAATCGAAGGGCGGGTTGTTGAACTGGATATCCATCTGCGATGCGCTGATCCGGATACCCCCTACCAGAAGTTCATCATGAAGTTTGCCCAGAATGAGAAATACCATTCAGTTCTCAGCTACCGGCCTTATGAGTCATGGCTGCAGATTGACCGCAAATTCTCAGGATCCAGGCGAGCATATATCCATCAGCGCCGATGCCTGGTATCCGATCAGCGGGGTGAAATCCGGCTGCATGTGATTCTGGACCGCTTCAGTATGGAGGTTTTTATCAATGACGGGGAACAGGTGATGACCGCCACCATCCTCACAGGGTCCGATGCACGGAAGATCTCGTTTGAAGCCGATGGCCAAGTGATGATGGATGTCACAAAATACTCGCTGATTGAAAAGGAATGA
- a CDS encoding MgtC/SapB family protein yields MVFDWVTFGEPLSFWQMVLRIVAAVIFGAIIGVEREMKNRPAGMRTHVLVCLGAALIGLVEQQTIAHVVALGASQINVSVGRLTAQIVSGVGFLGAGTIIIADRRISGLTTAASLWCAACLGLAVGAGFTTMALVACLVVMAVLKMMQQIVHVNTYKRLEIQFIHRNETLKYIRDTFDQMEVKILDQDFHAENTQDGQNIYTNVYTLSMPGKTEYQDLITILSEHPNIRTVRTRNV; encoded by the coding sequence ATGGTTTTTGACTGGGTAACTTTTGGAGAACCGCTTTCTTTCTGGCAGATGGTTCTCAGAATCGTGGCCGCGGTCATCTTCGGAGCCATTATCGGTGTCGAACGGGAAATGAAAAACAGGCCGGCAGGCATGCGGACGCATGTGCTGGTCTGCCTGGGTGCCGCGCTGATCGGTCTGGTGGAACAGCAGACCATTGCCCATGTGGTAGCGCTTGGTGCATCTCAAATCAATGTCAGCGTAGGGCGTCTGACAGCACAGATTGTATCAGGCGTCGGTTTCCTGGGTGCCGGAACAATCATCATTGCCGACCGTCGGATCTCCGGCCTCACCACCGCGGCCTCCCTGTGGTGCGCCGCCTGCCTGGGCCTGGCTGTCGGTGCCGGATTCACCACCATGGCGCTGGTAGCCTGTCTGGTGGTCATGGCCGTGCTGAAGATGATGCAGCAGATCGTACATGTGAATACCTACAAGCGGCTTGAAATCCAGTTTATTCATCGGAATGAAACGCTGAAATACATCCGGGACACGTTTGACCAGATGGAAGTCAAAATCCTTGATCAGGATTTTCACGCGGAAAATACACAGGATGGACAGAATATTTATACAAACGTATATACGCTGTCCATGCCCGGCAAAACGGAATACCAGGATTTGATTACGATCCTGTCCGAGCATCCGAACATCAGAACCGTCAGAACCCGGAACGTATAA
- a CDS encoding orotate phosphoribosyltransferase, whose amino-acid sequence MSIQIVEIPNHQNKVRLRVAHGHFATSHSHINYYIDLTMTKHRLSEARIAAEELCGMYKNSTIVDSILCLDGTEVLGACMASALSEAGFRSMNAHQTIYVVTPEHTSGSQLIFRDNIAPMIVGKHVLVLAASLATGFTARSAIEAIRYYSGVPAGVAAIFSAIDECEGFPVKSVFTVKENLPDYVSCSSHNCPMCKAGEKLTGLVNSHGVSSF is encoded by the coding sequence ATGTCTATCCAGATTGTTGAGATTCCGAATCACCAGAACAAGGTACGTCTGCGCGTCGCCCATGGGCATTTCGCCACAAGCCACAGCCATATCAATTACTACATTGACCTGACTATGACCAAGCACCGGCTGTCAGAAGCCCGGATTGCCGCAGAAGAATTGTGCGGCATGTACAAGAATTCCACGATCGTGGACTCCATCCTCTGCCTGGACGGAACGGAGGTGCTGGGCGCCTGCATGGCTTCAGCACTGTCCGAGGCCGGGTTCCGGAGCATGAATGCACACCAGACGATTTACGTTGTGACTCCGGAACATACCTCCGGAAGCCAGCTGATCTTCCGGGACAATATTGCCCCGATGATTGTGGGCAAGCATGTGCTGGTGCTGGCAGCCTCCCTGGCCACCGGCTTTACCGCCCGCTCCGCCATCGAGGCTATCAGGTATTACAGCGGTGTTCCCGCAGGTGTTGCAGCCATCTTCTCCGCGATTGATGAATGTGAAGGCTTCCCGGTCAAGAGTGTTTTCACCGTAAAGGAGAACCTCCCCGATTATGTCAGCTGCTCCTCCCACAACTGCCCGATGTGCAAGGCAGGGGAAAAGCTGACGGGACTGGTCAACAGCCACGGCGTTTCTTCCTTCTGA
- a CDS encoding carbohydrate ABC transporter permease, giving the protein MTQKAPAINIRNNALKDTKGDKIFFVINACILGLLALIILYPLYFIVIASISDPDAVLGGQVVLAPVNITFEGYEKVFQRGDIWRGYLNTIIYTVVTVVLSLVVTIPAGWGLSRRTTPGKKFWMIYFIIPMFFGGGLIPFYNVMSSLKLINSAWSVILPAILSVWNLFMSKTFFESSIPEGMLEAARIDGAGKFRTFFSIVLPLSKAIIAVMALYYAVGQWNSYFNAMIFLQDENKYPLQLVLKEILIASESTVGGSGETILQQYRLANQLKYVSVIVSSLPVLCLYPFVQKYFAQGVMIGSLKG; this is encoded by the coding sequence ATGACTCAGAAAGCACCCGCAATCAATATCAGGAACAACGCACTGAAGGATACAAAGGGCGACAAGATATTCTTTGTGATCAACGCCTGTATCCTCGGCCTGCTTGCACTGATCATTCTGTATCCCCTTTACTTTATCGTGATTGCCTCCATCTCCGACCCGGACGCGGTGCTGGGCGGACAGGTGGTGCTGGCTCCCGTGAATATCACCTTTGAAGGCTATGAGAAAGTATTCCAGCGGGGTGATATCTGGAGGGGATACCTCAACACCATTATCTATACCGTGGTGACGGTAGTTCTTTCGCTGGTGGTGACGATTCCCGCCGGCTGGGGACTGAGCCGCAGAACCACCCCCGGGAAAAAGTTCTGGATGATTTACTTCATTATCCCGATGTTCTTCGGCGGCGGCCTGATCCCGTTCTATAACGTGATGAGCAGCCTGAAGCTGATCAACTCCGCCTGGTCGGTGATCCTTCCGGCAATCCTGAGCGTCTGGAACCTGTTCATGAGCAAGACGTTCTTTGAATCGTCCATTCCGGAGGGCATGCTGGAAGCAGCACGGATTGACGGCGCCGGAAAATTCCGGACCTTCTTCTCCATTGTGCTGCCGCTGTCCAAGGCAATCATTGCCGTTATGGCGCTATATTATGCGGTCGGACAGTGGAACAGCTACTTCAACGCCATGATTTTCCTGCAGGATGAAAACAAGTATCCGCTGCAGCTGGTGCTGAAGGAAATCCTGATTGCAAGTGAGAGCACCGTGGGCGGAAGCGGCGAAACGATTCTGCAGCAGTACCGCCTGGCAAACCAGCTGAAGTATGTATCCGTGATCGTCTCCAGCCTGCCGGTGCTGTGCCTGTATCCGTTTGTCCAGAAATACTTTGCACAAGGTGTCATGATTGGCTCCCTGAAGGGATAA